GGATCACTTCAACAGACTCCACGTTGTTCATGGAGATGTTGCGCACGTCGAAGCCTGCGTTGGGCGAAGCGCCGCCGCCGATGGAGGCAGAACCGCCGGTAATACCGGGGGCCAGCGACTGGAGGTTGGCGTTGTTCGACATCGGCGCGCCGTTCATCATGACCGTGGTACCGAAAGCGTTCATGTTTTCCGTATTGGCCCCCGCGTTGCGGATATTCAGCTGCTTGGCGTTGGTGAGGTCGGGGTTAACGGTCACTCCGCCGGGAATGAGCGCCATTACATCCGCCAGGCTGTTGGCCTGGAGGTGGTCGATGGCCGCGCGGGAAATGCGCGAGGTAGTGCCGTTGCCGCCGGTAGTGGTTTTAGCGGTCACGTTCACTTCCACCAGGCGGAAGTCGGACTGTAGCATGGTAAACTGCAGGTCTTTATCCCCCTGGATCTGCAGCACGGTATCGATGGTCACTTTGCCGAGGAACCTTACCTGCAGGCTGGTAGCGCCTGCGGGCACGTTGGGCAGCTCGAAGCGCCCGTTCCCGTCGGTCTGCGCGATGATGCCGTATGCGGGGATGGAAACCGAAGCGTAATGCAGCGGCCTGCTTTTATTGGCGCGCGTTTCGTAGACGGTCCCTCCTATCCTGTATGCCTTTTTATCTTGCTGCGCGAGGGCAGTTACCGGGATAAGTAACATCCATAGGCTCCCCGCATTTACACATCGTGTAAAAGAAAATTTTAATGCCATAAGTTGTTGATTCGTCTTTAGTGACTATGACTATGCCCGCCCATATCCGGCGGATTGATCATGATATGTGCTTTATAAGTGCCGGCTCCCATCAGCCAGGGCATGCCCGGTTCGGCGGGTTCGGTCGGCAGGCCGGTGCTGGCCCCGGTGGCATATGGCATATATACCACATACCGGCGCTGACCGTCTTTAATCTCCCCCGTTTCCGGCACCAGCGCTTCATCTTTCCCCCAATAACCATACATGATGGTCGCTTCTTTCGGCATGAAGAGTTTACCGGATTTGATCTCCGCTTCGCGGGTGGAATCTTTCTGGCGCAGCTTGCCCTGTGCGGTCAGCTCGCGGCCACGGGCCATGAACGGCTCAAGGCTTTTCGGGTAAGCATACACGTACACGCCGAACTGTTTGGGGTTCGGGGCCAGGCAGATCATATCGTTGGTCCCCTGGCGCAGCACGGTCAGCTTGCCGTCGGGCGTGTAGCCCAGCACAGTAGCGCTGTCGCGGAACTCCTTCGGGGCAGCCATCACCGCCACGCGGATCTGTACATCCGCTGGCAGGATGGGCTTGGGTTTCTTCGCCTGCGCCGAGGCCGAAACGGCCAGGAGCGTGCAGACGATTACGTTCAATACTTTTTTCATGTTTGGTATATAGCGTTATCAGCGAAAAATATTCAGGTTCTTGCGGGCTTGCGTTCTCAGCGCGGCAGGATATTTATCGGACCCCGCGACTTCCTTACAAAGCGCTACGATTTCATCACGTTTCCAGGAGCGGGGGAACCAGCTGAGCGCTTCCAGGGCGGCCATTTTAACGGCTTCGCTGTTGTCCGCGTCGCGCACAATGGCTACCATCGCTGGCACTGTCTGGTGATAACGGTAAGCGCGCATCATGGTGATCTCCGAGATCCGGCTTTTGTCTGTTTTGGATTTAGCCAGGATCGTATCGTTCAGCTGCTTCAGTTTCTTCTCGTTATAAGCCGCGGCTTTCAGCAGTTCTTCCTTGCTGGATTCGAAGTGCACCATGGTTTCCGGCGAGATCTGTTTATTGATCTCGTTCACGATGGGCTGGGAATTCATCAGCGCGAGGGTGGATTTGATCTTGAAATTGATCCGCTCGGAATGGTAATCGTTGAGGATCATGTTCACGATATACGGTACGAACTCGTCGCTGCCGCTTTCGCCCATTTCGTAAAGGGAACGGCGGCGGATGAACTCGAATGAATCGCCGGTGGCGGCTTTCAGGACGGTTACGAAATCCGCGTTATTGAGCTTCTTCAATTGCTGGAATGCCTGCATGCGGGTGGATTCATAACCCGACTTGAAGTACGTTTCTTTCAGCAGGTTGGAATAAGCCGCTTTGTCCAGCTTGCCGTCGAGGTGTACGAGCGCCAGCGCCTGGATATCGGCGTCGGGCGTTTGCAGGAGGGATTTCCAGTAAGCGGCGTTGTAATTGCCAGTGATGGCGTCGTTCAGGTCTTTGGGGCCTATGCCGGTGAAGGCGAAGGTGGGGTCGCCCATGATGTGGGTTTCGAGGTAAGCGGTGTGCTTAAACCAGTTGCCCACACGCACGCCATGCTGGAGCAGGCCGAGCAGCTCTGTGGCCCAGAGGTCCTGCAATACGCCTATACTGTTGGCTACGGCTACAATATTTTTACCGCCGCCGAAGGGATAATAGCCGGCAATGTATTCATCGAGATGGAAGGAGCCGGTGAGGCAGTTATCCAGCATCACGAAGCGGGCGTTGGGCTTGGCGGACAGGAGGTCATCGGTATGGATGTCGAGGTTGCGGTTGAAGATGGAGTCCTGCTTCATGATTTCCGGTTCGAGCGCGTTATCCATCCAGTTCATAGGCACCCCGAGGGATTTCACGAAACCGGCTTTCACCGCTTCCACGTCGCGCCCGTCTTCTTTGGCGGCCTGCACTTTGGAGCGGAGATAGCGGAGGATGTTATCTTTCGCGCCGGAGGGATTGGATTGCGGCGCCACGCCGTTGATCAGCTGGATGTCGGTATCGCCGTGCCCGTGCATGATGGCGATATCGGTTTCCGGATGCTTCAGGGCGGAAAGGAGCGTGAATTTCAGGAAGGGATCGTTGGTGAAGGAAAAGAATTTCACCGCACCGCCGGGACGGAATACCGCGGGGAACTGGTTCCTGATCTGCATCTGCTCGCCGGCGTAAGCATTCATGGATTCCGAGTTATAGCCGTGGGCGGTGGAGATGAAAATATCGTTGACGGGATTGTTCTTCTTCTTCTCTTCCACCACTTTCACGAGATATTCCTTAATGAGATCGGCGGATTCGCGGCCTTTGATCACCGGCGGCTTGATCCGGGCGGTGTAGATACTCATATTGATCTGCTGCGCGGCGTCGGGGTTGATGCTGTAGTAGAAGTAGTTTTGCTGCGCGCTGTCCTGTTTGATGAAATCGAACCCCATGTGGAAATCGTCGTAGAAGCGGTCCGACGGAACGGAGGAGCGCTGCCAGTTGATTTTCTGGTTCATTTTGAAAGTGGAAGTCAGGTACTGGGCATCGCGGACCATGGGGATGGGAATATCTCCCACGAGCACGGCGCCTTCCAGTTTTTGCGGCCGGGCGTGGAGGTCTTTGAGTACTTTCCGGATCTGTTCCGGATTTCTCCAGTTTTCGTAAATAATATAGGTGCCGAGACCGGATTGTTCGACCGCGGTACGGTATGCTTCGATTTCCTTTTGGGCTTTTTTGAACGTGGGCTCGTCGACCACGATGGCAAAGCTGGTTTTTGATTTTACGCCTGGTTCCTGGATGTGCTGCGCTGCGGCGGCCTGGGTTGCGGCGAGCGCAACTGCCAGTAAGCAAATCCGGCTGATGGTTCCCCTGATCATATATTTTCGCTGTTTATTTTCTCATGTCGTTGGGCGGAGCGCTGGTGGATGAAAGGGATATAAATAACGTTTACTCGCTCTTGATAGCTCCCGTAACAAATTTCAAATGCAAATTTAGTCAACATACATCCGTTGCGTTTACGAAATCGGGAAAATTTTAACATTTTTTAAAAACGCCTCTAAATCCAGTACGGATATAGGTTTGACCATATCCGGAGATGTGAAGGTACAATTTATTTGCAACATTGTATCATTTTTAAAACCCGGTAAACTTTGAGGGTTTCCGGGAGACGGAAAATCTTTTTACTTTCAAAACCATGGATAATTAAGTATCTTTTCGCTACATCAGGCTATTCCATCAACCAGATCGTTACGCTTACCAACTATATTTCGCTTTGACGCTTTTGCATGCATATACAGACGAGCAGTTGTTTTCCCTCCTGCAGGAAGGGGACGAAGCCGCGTTTACGGAGGTGTACAAGCGTTACTGGAAGCTGCTTTTTTCGGTGGCGGCCAATAAAACAGGCATCCTGGCGGACGCGGAGGAGATCGTGCAGGACATTTTCGCCGATCTCTGGAAGCGGCGGGCCGATATCAGCATCCGCAGCACGCTCAGACAATATCTTGCCGGCGCCGTCAAGTTCCAGGTATTTGCATATTACGACAAGCAACAGCGCCAGCGCGACTTCCGGCAGCAGGCTGCAACCGGCGGATGGCAGGAGCCCGAATGCGATTACAATGCCCTCAAAGCCCAGATCCTCCAGGCGACGGCCCAATTACCCGAGCGCTGCCGCCTCGTTTATGAATTGAGCCGTAACGAAGGCCTCTCCCACAAAGAGATCGCCCAAACCCTCGGCATTTCCGAAAAAACAGTGGAAAACCAGATTACCAAGGCGCTCAAACATCTCCATTCCGCCCTCCGCTCCCTTTTCACCCTCGGCGGGATCATCTGATTTTTTCTTCCCGCGTAGGGGGAACCCTTCCTTTGTCCTACTTATAGGAAAACGAACGCTTTATGCCCGGCCAACAAAGGGAAGAACTCGCTTATTACCAGCAACTGATCCGCAAACTGATGGAAGGTACCATCACAGAAGCGGAGCGGGAACAACTGGAAGACTGGTACAACACCGGCATGGAGGATCCCGTGCAAATCCCGGCCAGCTTCGTTCCCGGCGAAGCAGAGCATGAAGCCCGCCTGCTGGCGCGCATCCGCGACAAAGCGGGCATCAGCACCGGTACGCGCGTGGTTCCCTGGCGCCGCCACACCTGGCGCGCCGCCGCGGTCATCTTCCTCATCGGGGGCGCCGCCACGTTCTTCATCCTCAACCAACGAAACCCGGCCAAACCGGCAGCGCAACCCGCCACCATGGCGCAGGACGTAAAAGCCCCCCGCTCCTCCCGCGCCACCATCACCCTCGGCGACGGCTCCCAGCTGGTGCTCGACAGCCTTGCCAACGGCGCCACCACCACGCAATCGAACACGCAGATTATTAAGCTCGACGGCGGCGAGATCGCCTATAACGGCAGCGCCAGCGAAAACAGCGCTCCCGTATTCAACACGCTTAACAATCCCAGGGGCAGCCAGGTAGTCAGCATCACCCTGTCCGACGGTACCCGCGTTTGGCTCAACGCCGGCTCCTCCCTCACCTACCCCGTTGTTTTTCACGGCAGGCAACGTAACGTGGAACTGAAAGGCGAAGGGTATTTTGAAGTGGCGAAGAAGAATGGGCAACGGTTCGTGGTAACCGCCCGCGGTACGCAGACAGAAGTATTGGGCACGCATTTCAACATCAACGCATATACCGAAGAATCTGCTACAACTATCACTTTACTCGAAGGGGCGGTACAGCTCCATCTTTCCGGCAACACCCATCCCCTGCGGCCTGGCGAACAGGCGTCGGTAACACCGGCAGGGAACATTACCACTACCCGGCCCGACCTGGACCAGGTAATGGCCTGGAAGAAAGGGGATTTCTATTTCACGGGAACCGATATCGAAACTGTTATGCGGCAAGCCGCGCGGTGGTACGACCTGGAAGTGGAATACCGCGGCAAGGTGACCGGCACCCTGTCGG
Above is a genomic segment from Chitinophaga pollutisoli containing:
- a CDS encoding RNA polymerase sigma-70 factor, which produces MHAYTDEQLFSLLQEGDEAAFTEVYKRYWKLLFSVAANKTGILADAEEIVQDIFADLWKRRADISIRSTLRQYLAGAVKFQVFAYYDKQQRQRDFRQQAATGGWQEPECDYNALKAQILQATAQLPERCRLVYELSRNEGLSHKEIAQTLGISEKTVENQITKALKHLHSALRSLFTLGGII
- a CDS encoding FecR domain-containing protein, translated to MPGQQREELAYYQQLIRKLMEGTITEAEREQLEDWYNTGMEDPVQIPASFVPGEAEHEARLLARIRDKAGISTGTRVVPWRRHTWRAAAVIFLIGGAATFFILNQRNPAKPAAQPATMAQDVKAPRSSRATITLGDGSQLVLDSLANGATTTQSNTQIIKLDGGEIAYNGSASENSAPVFNTLNNPRGSQVVSITLSDGTRVWLNAGSSLTYPVVFHGRQRNVELKGEGYFEVAKKNGQRFVVTARGTQTEVLGTHFNINAYTEESATTITLLEGAVQLHLSGNTHPLRPGEQASVTPAGNITTTRPDLDQVMAWKKGDFYFTGTDIETVMRQAARWYDLEVEYRGKVTGTLSGDVSRSVNASELFQMLELTGRVSFEIEGRKVIVIPK